One segment of Streptomyces roseifaciens DNA contains the following:
- the coaBC gene encoding bifunctional phosphopantothenoylcysteine decarboxylase/phosphopantothenate--cysteine ligase CoaBC — protein sequence MDGETMDKPKVVLGVSGGIAAYKACELLRRLTESGHDVRVVPTASALHFVGEATWSALSGHPAGTEVWESVHEVPHVRIGQEARLVVVAPATADMLAKAAHGLADDLLTNTLLTARCPVVFAPAMHTEMWENPATQENVATLRRRGAIVIEPAVGRLTGVDTGKGRLPDPEEIFEVCRRVLARGAGGPVADLAGRHVVISAGGTREPLDPVRFLGNRSSGKQGYALARTAVARGARVTLVAANSELADPAGADVIHVGTAVQLREAVLKAATDADAVVMAAAVADFRPARYAEGKIKKKDGEEPAPVELVRNPDVLAELSGDRPRPGQVVVGFAAETDDVLANGRAKLARKGCDLLVVNEVGERKTFGSEANEAVVLAPDGSETPVPYGPKDDLADTVWDLVVQRFA from the coding sequence ATGGATGGGGAGACGATGGACAAGCCCAAGGTCGTCCTGGGGGTCAGCGGCGGGATCGCCGCCTACAAGGCGTGCGAGCTGCTGCGCCGGCTCACCGAGTCCGGCCACGACGTCCGCGTGGTGCCCACGGCCTCGGCCCTGCACTTCGTCGGCGAGGCGACCTGGTCGGCCCTGTCCGGCCACCCCGCGGGCACCGAGGTGTGGGAGAGCGTCCACGAGGTGCCCCACGTGCGCATCGGCCAGGAGGCCCGCCTCGTCGTCGTCGCGCCCGCCACCGCCGACATGCTGGCCAAGGCCGCCCACGGCCTCGCCGACGACCTGCTGACCAATACGCTGCTCACCGCCCGCTGCCCGGTCGTCTTCGCGCCCGCCATGCACACCGAGATGTGGGAGAACCCGGCCACCCAGGAGAACGTGGCGACGCTGCGCCGCCGCGGCGCGATCGTCATCGAGCCCGCCGTCGGCCGTCTCACCGGCGTCGACACCGGCAAGGGCCGTCTCCCCGACCCCGAGGAGATCTTCGAGGTCTGCCGCCGGGTGCTGGCCCGCGGGGCCGGCGGCCCGGTGGCCGACCTCGCCGGCCGGCACGTGGTCATCAGCGCCGGAGGCACCCGCGAGCCGCTCGACCCTGTGCGCTTCCTCGGCAACCGCTCCTCCGGCAAGCAGGGCTACGCCCTGGCCCGCACCGCCGTCGCGCGCGGCGCCCGGGTCACGCTCGTCGCCGCCAACAGCGAGCTGGCCGATCCGGCCGGTGCCGACGTCATACACGTGGGCACCGCCGTGCAGCTGCGGGAGGCCGTGCTGAAGGCCGCCACGGACGCCGACGCCGTCGTCATGGCCGCCGCCGTGGCCGATTTCCGCCCCGCGCGCTACGCCGAGGGCAAAATCAAGAAGAAGGACGGCGAGGAGCCGGCGCCCGTCGAGCTCGTCCGCAACCCCGATGTCCTCGCCGAGCTCTCCGGGGACCGGCCGCGCCCCGGGCAGGTCGTCGTGGGCTTCGCCGCGGAGACCGACGACGTCCTCGCCAACGGCCGCGCCAAGCTCGCCCGCAAGGGCTGTGACCTGCTGGTTGTCAATGAGGTGGGGGAGCGGAAGACCTTCGGTTCGGAAGCGAACGAAGCCGTCGTCCTGGCCCCTGACGGCTCCGAGACGCCTGTTCCCTACGGTCCCAAGGACGACCTCGCGGACACCGTCTGGGACCTGGTCGTGCAGCGCTTCGCGTGA
- the metK gene encoding methionine adenosyltransferase, with amino-acid sequence MSRRLFTSESVTEGHPDKIADQISDTILDALLKEDPTSRVAVETLITTGLVHVAGEVTTKAYAPIASLVRNKILEIGYDSSKKGFDGASCGVSVSIGAQSPDIAQGVDTAYESRVEGDEDELDRQGAGDQGLMFGYACDETPELMPLPIHLAHRLSRRLSEVRKNGTIPYLRPDGKTQVTIEYDGNKAVRLDTVVVSSQHASDIDLDSLLAPDIREFVVEHVLKELVEDGIKLDTDGYRLLVNPTGRFEIGGPMGDAGLTGRKIIIDTYGGMARHGGGAFSGKDPSKVDRSAAYAMRWVAKNVVAAGLASRCEVQVAYAIGKAEPVGLFVETFGTNTVDTEKIETAIAEVFDLRPAAIIRDLDLLRPIYAQTAAYGHFGRELPDFTWERTDRVTALKKAAGA; translated from the coding sequence GTGTCCCGCCGCCTGTTCACCTCGGAGTCCGTGACCGAGGGTCACCCCGACAAGATCGCTGACCAGATCAGCGACACCATTCTCGACGCCCTGCTCAAGGAGGACCCGACCTCCCGCGTGGCCGTCGAGACCCTGATCACCACCGGCCTGGTGCACGTGGCCGGCGAGGTGACGACGAAGGCCTACGCGCCGATCGCCTCGCTCGTGCGCAACAAGATCCTCGAGATCGGCTACGACTCCTCCAAGAAGGGCTTCGACGGCGCCTCCTGCGGCGTCTCGGTGTCGATCGGCGCGCAGTCGCCGGACATCGCCCAGGGTGTCGACACGGCCTACGAGTCGCGGGTGGAGGGTGACGAGGACGAGCTCGACCGGCAGGGCGCGGGCGACCAGGGTCTGATGTTCGGCTACGCGTGCGACGAGACGCCCGAGCTGATGCCGCTGCCGATCCACCTGGCGCACCGGCTCTCGCGCCGTCTGTCGGAGGTCCGCAAGAACGGGACCATCCCGTACCTGCGCCCCGACGGCAAGACCCAGGTCACCATCGAGTACGACGGCAACAAGGCCGTCCGCCTCGACACCGTGGTCGTCTCCTCCCAGCACGCGTCGGACATCGACCTGGACTCGCTCCTGGCACCCGACATCCGCGAGTTCGTGGTCGAGCACGTCCTCAAGGAGCTCGTCGAGGACGGCATCAAGCTCGACACCGACGGCTACCGCCTCCTGGTCAACCCCACCGGTCGCTTCGAGATCGGCGGCCCGATGGGTGACGCGGGTCTGACCGGCCGGAAGATCATCATCGACACGTACGGCGGCATGGCCCGCCACGGTGGCGGCGCCTTCTCGGGCAAGGACCCGTCCAAGGTCGACCGCTCGGCGGCGTACGCGATGCGCTGGGTCGCCAAGAACGTCGTGGCGGCCGGTCTGGCGTCGCGCTGCGAGGTGCAGGTGGCGTACGCGATCGGCAAGGCCGAGCCCGTCGGCCTGTTCGTCGAGACCTTCGGCACGAACACCGTCGACACGGAAAAGATCGAGACCGCGATCGCCGAGGTCTTCGACCTCCGCCCCGCCGCGATCATCCGCGACCTCGACCTCCTCCGCCCGATCTACGCACAGACCGCCGCCTACGGCCACTTCGGCCGTGAGCTGCCGGACTTCACCTGGGAACGCACCGACCGCGTCACCGCCCTGAAGAAGGCCGCAGGGGCGTGA
- a CDS encoding carbohydrate kinase family protein yields MRIAVTGSIATDHLMVFPGRFADQLITEQLDKVSLSFLVDHLEVRRGGVAANISFGLGRLGLRPVLVGAAGVDFAEYEAWLRAGGVDTGSVRVSETLHTARFVCTTDADQNQIATFYAGAMAEAREIDLAGVARRAGRLDLALVGADDPAAMLRHTAAADRLGVAVAADPSQQLARLDADQTRSLVDGARFLFTNEYEAALLKERTGWTAQEVLGRVGMWITTLGADGAVLARAGEDPVPVPAVPAGEIADPTGAGDAFRSGFLAGTAWGWTAERAAQLGCTLATTVLESTGTQEYKLVPAELVGRAADAYGPAAAADLELRLTGV; encoded by the coding sequence GTGCGCATCGCAGTCACCGGTTCGATCGCCACCGACCACCTGATGGTCTTCCCCGGACGCTTCGCCGACCAGCTCATCACCGAGCAGCTCGACAAGGTGTCCCTGTCCTTCCTCGTCGACCACCTCGAAGTCCGCAGGGGCGGTGTGGCGGCCAACATCTCCTTCGGCCTGGGCCGCCTCGGCCTGCGGCCCGTCCTCGTCGGCGCGGCCGGCGTCGACTTCGCCGAGTACGAGGCCTGGTTGCGCGCCGGCGGCGTGGACACCGGGTCCGTCCGGGTCAGCGAGACCCTCCACACGGCTCGCTTCGTCTGCACCACGGACGCCGACCAGAACCAGATCGCCACCTTCTACGCCGGCGCCATGGCCGAGGCCCGCGAGATCGACCTGGCCGGGGTGGCCCGGCGCGCCGGCCGGCTCGACCTCGCCCTCGTCGGCGCGGACGACCCGGCCGCCATGCTCCGGCACACGGCCGCCGCCGACCGCCTGGGCGTCGCGGTCGCGGCCGACCCGTCCCAGCAGCTGGCCCGGCTCGACGCGGACCAGACCCGCTCCCTCGTGGACGGCGCCCGCTTCCTGTTCACCAACGAGTACGAGGCCGCGCTGCTCAAGGAGCGGACAGGCTGGACCGCGCAGGAGGTGCTGGGCCGCGTCGGCATGTGGATCACCACGCTCGGGGCCGACGGCGCGGTCCTCGCCCGGGCCGGCGAGGACCCCGTGCCCGTTCCCGCGGTCCCGGCGGGCGAGATCGCCGACCCGACGGGCGCGGGGGACGCGTTCCGCTCCGGGTTCCTCGCCGGAACCGCCTGGGGCTGGACGGCCGAACGGGCCGCCCAGCTCGGCTGCACCCTGGCCACCACCGTCCTGGAGTCCACCGGCACCCAGGAGTACAAGCTCGTGCCCGCGGAGCTCGTGGGCCGCGCCGCCGACGCCTACGGGCCGGCCGCGGCCGCCGACCTGGAGCTGCGGCTGACGGGGGTGTGA
- a CDS encoding flavodoxin family protein, whose protein sequence is MSRKFLFLLASSRTPGVSGNSEQLARKAAEALPASVEQQWIRLTDHPLDPFEDLRHEGDGGYPQPTGNARMLLDATLSATDLVIVSPVYWYSLATPAKLYLDHWSGWLRVPGADFRAGMGGRRLYGVAVHATRDRRVAEPLVGSLRLTAEFMGMDFGGVLLGSGTRPGQVNDDQDALDEAAAFFADGAERDRAEAA, encoded by the coding sequence TCGAGGACGCCCGGGGTGTCCGGCAACTCCGAGCAACTGGCGAGGAAGGCGGCCGAGGCGCTGCCCGCCTCGGTCGAGCAGCAGTGGATACGGCTCACCGATCACCCGCTCGACCCCTTCGAGGACCTGCGCCACGAGGGCGACGGGGGGTACCCGCAGCCGACCGGGAACGCCCGGATGCTGCTGGACGCGACCCTGTCCGCCACGGACCTCGTCATCGTCTCCCCCGTCTACTGGTACAGCCTGGCGACGCCCGCCAAGCTCTACCTGGACCACTGGTCCGGGTGGCTGCGCGTGCCCGGCGCCGACTTCCGCGCCGGCATGGGCGGCCGGAGGCTGTACGGCGTCGCCGTGCACGCCACCCGGGACCGCAGGGTCGCCGAGCCGCTCGTCGGCTCGCTGCGGCTCACCGCCGAGTTCATGGGCATGGACTTCGGCGGCGTCCTGCTCGGCAGCGGCACGCGGCCGGGCCAGGTGAACGACGACCAGGACGCGCTCGACGAGGCGGCGGCGTTCTTCGCGGACGGTGCGGAGCGGGACCGGGCCGAGGCGGCCTGA